The genomic segment GATCCCCGTGTCGGGCTCATGCTGAGCGGTCACACGCACGGCGGCCAGGTCGTGTTTCCCGGCGGCGCGCCGTTCGTTCCGAGCCATTACGGTCAGAAGTACCTACACGGGCTGGTTCAAGCACCTGCCACGACCGTGTACGTGTCCCGCGGCCTCGGCTGTACCAGCATCCCCATTCGATTCGGCAGCCGGCCCGAACTCACTCTCATCACACTGACCGCCGGTTGAGCCGCGCACCCGCGGCGAAAGATCGGTGCTGCAGTCCCGTCCGTCCGCTATACCATTCCCTCGCCCGCACCGAACGCGGGCGACCTTCAACTCAAGGAGCGACCATGCGCACGCTGCTCGCGCTGGGACTGGTGGCCGCGGTATTCGGGGTCTCCTCGGCCGCCGACAAGGCCGACCCGACCAACGGCAAATGGGTGATCGAGTCCGTGACCAAAGACGGCAAGTCGAACGACGCGCTCAAGGGCGCCACTCGCGAACACGCCGACGGCAAGTACACGATCACGCCGGCCAAAGACTCTAAGGCGCCGGTCACCACCGGCACCTACACGATCGACGCAACGAAGTCGCCGATCACCATCGACATGCAGCCCAAGGGCGGCACCTACGACGGCAAGACCCTGCACGGCATCGCGAAGCTCGACGGCGACACGCTGACGATCGCCTTCGCGGAACCCGGCAAGGACCGGCCGACGAAGTTCGAAGGGGCGGGTGTGGTGATGGCGGTGTGCAAGAAGGCGAAGTGATCGAAAACGGGCGTGCTTCCGCAATCGAAGCGGAAGCACGTTCAGGGGGAAACGAAAGGGGCATTCACGCGGTCCATGTTTGCCCGGTCGTGACGTGCGTGATAACGATGATCGGCCGTGACGCGCCAGGTTGAAGCTGAAAGGTAAGCGGAAGCGGCCCGCTGGCCAGAACGGCCGAACTCGCGAGGTTTGACGTGCCTACCAGCACCAGTTTGCCGGCCTGAAGTTGGTACATTTCGATCGACCACGGGTATCGATCCACAATCAGCAC from the Frigoriglobus tundricola genome contains:
- a CDS encoding TIGR03067 domain-containing protein, with the protein product MRTLLALGLVAAVFGVSSAADKADPTNGKWVIESVTKDGKSNDALKGATREHADGKYTITPAKDSKAPVTTGTYTIDATKSPITIDMQPKGGTYDGKTLHGIAKLDGDTLTIAFAEPGKDRPTKFEGAGVVMAVCKKAK